The Morococcus cerebrosus sequence GGAATGCCCTTGCCTTTAAGGCGGATGGTTTTGCCGCTCTGAGTGTTGGCAGGCAGATTGACCTGTAAGCGGCCGGATGCGGTAGGAACGATGATTTTGCCGCCCAATACCGCCTCCCACGGTTTGACGTCTATCGTCTGATATACGTCTTTTCTGTTTTTGACGTACAAGTCCGGCCGGTCGTGGAACTTGATTTTCAAGTACAAATCCCCGTTCGCTCCGCCGTTGCTGCCCGGCAGCCCTTGCCCTGTCAGACGGATTTGCTGGCCTTCGGCGATGCCTTTGGGAATTTTGACGTTGAGGGTTTTGCTTTGGTAAGCCATACGGCCATATTCGTCCAAAGTCGGCACATTCAAAGTCAGACTGCGTTCCGCACCGGTATAGGCTGCGTAAATATCAATGCTCAATTCGGCGTGTTGGTCTTCTCCCTTGACAGGGCCGCGCGGCTGCTCGGGTCGGGAGCCGGCGTGGCGGAACGATGAAAACAAGTCTTCAAAATTAAAGTCGCCCGCGCCGAACGGTTCCCCTTCCCGATACTCATAACGGAAACCTCCGCCGTCGAAACCGTTGCCGAACGGGTTTCCGCCTTGTCCGAACGGATTGCCCCCTGCGTTGCGGCCATAAGGGTTTGCCAACATTTCATCATACTCGGTACGTTTCTCCTTGTCGGAAAGCGTCTCGTAAGCACGGTTGATTTCCGCCGTACGCTCAACGGCATCCGGCTCTTTGCTCACATCAGGATGGTATTTGCGCACCAGCTTACGGTAGGCTTTTTTAATAGCGGCTTCATCCACATCTTTAGCGACGCCCAATATTTCATAATAATTTTTTTCTGCCATGTTATTCCTTTGATTAATAATACACAAAATTTTTATTGATTTTATAGTTAAGGGCAATCGCTCTAAAATCAAGCCCGACGGAAATAAAAAACGCCGTTTCGGCAAACGGCGTTTTGACAGATTGATTTGATGCTTGACCAACCGAATTATTGGACATTACGCGATTTTTTCCATTTAAATGCATATCCGGCAACGACAGGCAGCAAAGCCAGAAAAGACTTGAAAATCCAGCCTGCGTACCAAGGTTTCGCAACTACAATCGCACCCGTCTCAGAATTCGGCACAACAATATCTTTGACGGCGAGCCAATCCAACATCGGCCACCAGCAAACGACAAGGCATCCCAAAAAAACAGGCCAAATATTACGCTCCCAGCCTTTCTGCCAAAAGCGGAAACATACTGCCGCCCAAACCAAAGTCAGCCCCGTGATCAATATCACCGTATAAGCATCCGCCCCGCAATATGCGGCCAAAAAATACGTCAAGACCACCCATAAAACAGCCAGCACCAAAACAATGATTTCTTCAGGACGTTTAAACATTCTTACAGCTCCAAAAACTTTTCCCGCAAAGGAAACAACCGTGTACCAACAGACGACACTATACCCGAAACAACATACTTTGAATATGCGCCGCCTTTCACTTTTCAGGCGACCTCGGTGTCTGCCCTACTCTGTTACAATGCTAATAATTTAAAACCAAGGTCGTCTGAAAAAACATTCCGTTTTCAGACGACCTTCAGACATACCTTTTCAATCATGATGAACACACCACCCGCTCCCGAGACAATACCCGCAGAAATCCCGCAAGACCAAACTGTCCCGCGCAGCAATACCGACAACGCGCCGCGTTCCGCCATCCACCAGACGCTTTATTCCGCCGATACGTTTGCCCAGCACGATTATCTCGCGGGTAAAAAACTGCCCGACATCGTCCGTCCGCAAGCGGGGCAGACCAACTGGCTGCATTTCGTCGGCATCAACGACGCCGCGCTGCTCAAACACACGCTGGAGCCTTACGGCATACACGAACTGGTCATCGAAGACATCCTCAGCCGCAAACAGCGCCCCAAAATCGAAGACTACGACAATTATCTGTTTATCGCCGCGCAGGTTTACCACTACACCGCCGCCGGCAAACTGAATTCCGACCAAGTGTATCTGATTATCGGCAAGGATTTCGTGTTGTCGTTCCAGCAAAAACCGCTGGGGCTGTTCAGCCAGCTGCGCCGCCAAATGAGCGAAAACCCGCGCGGCATCCTCGGCAAAAATACCGCCTTCCTCGCCTATTGCCTGCTCGACCGCATTGTGGACGACTATTTCATCGTTTTGGAAGAGTACAACAACCGTGTCGAAGCCATAGACAAATCCCTGTTTAAAGATGAAAACAGCGACATCCTCGGCAAAATCCACCGCCTCAAGCGCGATGCCGTCCGCCTTCGCCGCACGCTCTTGCCTTTACGCGACGTGTTCTATCAACTTGCCGTGCGCGTCGATTTCACCATTTTCAAAGGCGAGTCCACCGTCTATCTGCGCGACGTTTACGACCACAACATGCAGCTTCTCGAATCGCTCGACGCCTCGCGCGACATGGTGTTGAGCATGATGGACATCTACCTTTCCTTCCAATCCAACCGCATGAACCAGCAGATGCGCGTCCTGACCGTCATCACCATCATCTTCATGCCGCTGACCGTCATTACCGGCATCTACGGCATGAACTTCGACAACATGCCCGAGTTGCATTGGCATTACGGCTATTTTATCGTTTTAGGTTTGATGCTGTGCATCATCGTCGGGCTGCTGATTTTCTTCTCGCGCAGAAAATGGTTATAAACCCATAAAAAAATCCAATTTCCGTATATTCATATATTAAATACAATCGGCAAGGTCGTCTGAAAACCATCCCAACCACTGAACGGCCGCCCGTCTAACACAAACATTCATTTTTAAAAGAGGAACACCATGGACCAAACCCGCCAACTCCCTTCACACGAACTCATCATGTCCGAACTGATGATGCCGGACACCGCCAATTTCAGCGGCAACGTCCACGGCGGCGAACTTTTGCGCCTGCTCGACCAAGTCGCTTATTCCTGCGCCAGCCGTTACAGCGGTAATTATTGCGTTACCCTGTCTGTCGATAAAGTCTTGTTTAAAGAGCCGATACACGTCGGCGACTTGGTAACTTTCTACGCCAGCGTCAACTACACAGGCCGAACTTCTATGGAAATCGGCATCCGTGTCGAAGCGCAAAACATCCGCACCGGCGAAGTGCGCCATACCAATAGTTGCTACTTCACCATGGTTGCGGTTGAAGACGGCAAACCCGTTCCCGTCCCGCCGTTGGAAATCACCACCGAGCGCCAACGCTGCCGCTATGAAAAAGCCAAAAAACGCAAAGCCTTGAGCCTCCAGGCATCGGACGAGGCTTCCTGCGGATGCTGAAAACAGACGGATAAAACGGATTGCAAGACAAAGGTCGTCTGAAAACCAAGGTTCAGGTTTTCAGACGACCTTTTCTTTCATTATTGAACAAGAAAAATAATGTAACCATTAAAACGCCAAATAAAACAAAGTTGCTATTTAAATAATTTTAGATCTTTTCGTATAAATTCAATTAAGAAACACTATTTAATAACGGTATTTATTAAATAAAATCCCTTTTTTTTATATGCCAAAAATATATTTAATTACATGATTTAAAAAAAAAAGAATAACTATACTTGACACACTACTCAAATAATTTAATATATCGTTTCTTTTAACCAAAATTCAAAAGAGAGACTCATGAAAACATCAGTTTTATTGGCAACTCTGCTAACCGCACTGTCCTTGTCCGCATGTGGAGGCAGCTCTTCTTCTGCTGTTTGCGACGAATACGAAAAAGCCTTTGCCGACATTACTAAAGGTGTTGATGCAGGCACAAAAGACCTGATGCAAAAATCATTTGAGCAAACTAAAGCAGCCTTAAAAGATATGCCTGCCGACCAAAGAGACGCTACCTGTAAAGCAGCTTTGGATGGATTGAAAGGCGATGCCCCTGCCGCTTCTCCTGAAGATAAAGCCGAAGAAGCAAAAGAAGCTGCTGAAGAAGCGAAAGACACTGCGGAAGAAGCCAAAGATGAGGCTGCGGCAGCTAAAGAAGAAGCTAAATAATACGAGACATCTTATAGCGAAAACGGATTCCGACTACTCAGAATCCGTTTTTTATTTATGCCTTCCAATCTGCAATTTGCTTTCAGACGACCTCAAAGGTCGCCTGAAACATTCAAAACGGCAAACCGTCAATTAGATGACCACGTTCGTGCCGCCGCTGTTTGCTGGCAGACAGGTTTTCGGCACGAGGGAAATGTGCGGAGAATTTGGTTTTAATCAGCCGCCAGCGCAGGGAATAATCCGCATCGTCGGGCGGCAGCGTCTAAATGGCGTGAATATGGTTCGGCAGCACGCATACGGCGACGGTTTCAAAGGGATATTGTTTTTGCACATCCATATAGGCCGCACGCAATAGGTCGATATGTTCGACAAGCAGGCGCGATTTTGGGTCGGCGAGTTTGACGGTGAAAAAGAATGTGCCGCCGGCAATGAAGTTTCTGCGATAACGCGCCATAGGATTGTTGTTTGTGGTTTGGGTGTTGGAGAAGGAACGGTTTGTTGTTTAAGGTTTTAACTTTGTTGGAGCTGATGTTTTCAGACGGCATTGGAGGTCGTCTGAAAGCGCTAGCTTCAACGAAGTTAAAAG is a genomic window containing:
- a CDS encoding DnaJ C-terminal domain-containing protein — translated: MAEKNYYEILGVAKDVDEAAIKKAYRKLVRKYHPDVSKEPDAVERTAEINRAYETLSDKEKRTEYDEMLANPYGRNAGGNPFGQGGNPFGNGFDGGGFRYEYREGEPFGAGDFNFEDLFSSFRHAGSRPEQPRGPVKGEDQHAELSIDIYAAYTGAERSLTLNVPTLDEYGRMAYQSKTLNVKIPKGIAEGQQIRLTGQGLPGSNGGANGDLYLKIKFHDRPDLYVKNRKDVYQTIDVKPWEAVLGGKIIVPTASGRLQVNLPANTQSGKTIRLKGKGIPAKEAGDLYLNIRINVPVAESEADRAAWEKLAEHFAAKHA
- the corA gene encoding magnesium/cobalt transporter CorA, which gives rise to MMNTPPAPETIPAEIPQDQTVPRSNTDNAPRSAIHQTLYSADTFAQHDYLAGKKLPDIVRPQAGQTNWLHFVGINDAALLKHTLEPYGIHELVIEDILSRKQRPKIEDYDNYLFIAAQVYHYTAAGKLNSDQVYLIIGKDFVLSFQQKPLGLFSQLRRQMSENPRGILGKNTAFLAYCLLDRIVDDYFIVLEEYNNRVEAIDKSLFKDENSDILGKIHRLKRDAVRLRRTLLPLRDVFYQLAVRVDFTIFKGESTVYLRDVYDHNMQLLESLDASRDMVLSMMDIYLSFQSNRMNQQMRVLTVITIIFMPLTVITGIYGMNFDNMPELHWHYGYFIVLGLMLCIIVGLLIFFSRRKWL
- a CDS encoding acyl-CoA thioesterase translates to MDQTRQLPSHELIMSELMMPDTANFSGNVHGGELLRLLDQVAYSCASRYSGNYCVTLSVDKVLFKEPIHVGDLVTFYASVNYTGRTSMEIGIRVEAQNIRTGEVRHTNSCYFTMVAVEDGKPVPVPPLEITTERQRCRYEKAKKRKALSLQASDEASCGC
- a CDS encoding DUF5339 family protein codes for the protein MKTSVLLATLLTALSLSACGGSSSSAVCDEYEKAFADITKGVDAGTKDLMQKSFEQTKAALKDMPADQRDATCKAALDGLKGDAPAASPEDKAEEAKEAAEEAKDTAEEAKDEAAAAKEEAK